A DNA window from Candidatus Sulfidibacterium hydrothermale contains the following coding sequences:
- the hpt gene encoding hypoxanthine phosphoribosyltransferase encodes MATITVLDKVFEPYIPHEKILEAVRRMAKELERDLADKNPLFLVILNGAFMFAGDLFKELHFPAEISFIKFVSYSGTHSTGNVRQLIGLDEDVAGRTVVLVEDIVDTGISMEKVLEYLSDKKIKDLRIATLLFKPNSYKKHFKIDYIGIEIPNDFIIGYGLDYNGQARNLKDIYKIVQ; translated from the coding sequence ATGGCAACAATTACTGTTTTGGATAAGGTTTTTGAACCTTATATTCCGCATGAAAAAATTTTGGAAGCTGTTCGTCGGATGGCAAAAGAACTGGAACGTGACCTGGCGGATAAAAATCCGCTTTTTTTAGTGATTTTAAACGGCGCTTTTATGTTTGCGGGTGATTTATTTAAAGAACTGCATTTTCCGGCAGAAATTTCGTTTATCAAATTTGTTTCTTATTCGGGAACGCATTCTACCGGTAATGTGCGGCAACTGATTGGTTTGGATGAAGATGTTGCAGGCCGGACGGTGGTGTTGGTGGAAGATATTGTGGATACCGGCATCAGTATGGAGAAAGTGTTGGAATATCTGAGCGACAAAAAGATAAAAGATTTACGCATTGCCACCTTATTATTTAAACCCAACTCGTACAAAAAACATTTTAAGATTGATTATATCGGCATTGAGATTCCGAATGATTTTATTATTGGCTATGGACTGGATTATAACGGGCAGGCCCGTAACCTGAAAGACATTTATAAAATCGTTCAATAA
- the purE gene encoding 5-(carboxyamino)imidazole ribonucleotide mutase: MNPRVSIIMGSTSDLKIMEKAARFFDEMEIPFEMNALSAHRTPEAVEKFAKEAEQRGLEVIIAGAGMAAHLPGVIAATTPLPVIGVPINATLDGMDALLAIVQMPPGIPVATVGINNALNAAILAAQILAAGDPAIRKKLVAYKDQLKQKIEKANTELKSIQFKFKTN; the protein is encoded by the coding sequence ATGAACCCACGCGTTAGTATCATTATGGGCAGCACATCCGACCTGAAAATCATGGAAAAAGCGGCCCGTTTTTTTGATGAAATGGAAATTCCGTTCGAGATGAATGCACTCTCAGCCCATCGCACCCCCGAAGCCGTTGAAAAATTTGCCAAAGAAGCCGAGCAGCGCGGACTCGAAGTCATTATTGCCGGAGCCGGCATGGCAGCTCACCTGCCCGGTGTCATTGCCGCCACCACTCCCCTGCCGGTCATTGGCGTTCCCATCAATGCCACACTCGACGGAATGGATGCCCTGCTTGCCATTGTACAAATGCCTCCCGGTATCCCGGTGGCTACAGTAGGCATCAACAATGCTTTAAATGCAGCTATTCTTGCAGCACAAATCCTTGCTGCCGGCGATCCGGCGATCCGGAAAAAACTCGTTGCTTACAAAGATCAACTCAAACAAAAGATAGAAAAAGCCAATACCGAACTCAAATCAATTCAATTCAAATTTAAAACCAACTAA